A genomic region of Cydia amplana chromosome 27, ilCydAmpl1.1, whole genome shotgun sequence contains the following coding sequences:
- the LOC134660511 gene encoding transmembrane protein 145-like has translation MLWPLLAAVQAKWIEGRIDTKDNWAFLARFCFLSLEGQFEYLIEYDKDMGTPNLLLYYDDDSQWPSVYHSSKTCKEREAVLNKAGQNQIIKLSHWFPDTEYSGCIVTKESKELPAEKSSSTTPKPTKTTARPRNTTNTTSEPSDPTYYNQFLRPTMASTTVSDNSTISTNSTTWFEVVPTDEFSTTTVAEDELWESIGGENDTKMEKLNDVEMMFDNDNSKHKIKRSTSELLERYRRRRLNSVSNQPGQGSVERLLVSCHNSRRFRSARERWWFIAISNCDSPKGLDIRYKFLMTNGPDGDFWHEQFSADEFYVLPVLLAYTFAYFIVMVAVVLCSIELKSRHLLHSTYKLFLMSVSAQQTGVIIQTLAYIRYATHGFGGDGARVVGQFLCGISETTFLLLLVLLGKGYTVTRGRLKAGFTVRLTVFMCCYVLAYIALFIYQAKAFDPGEVLYLYESPAGYGLIVLRVAASCVFAYSVFFTVRKYPEKNMFYCPFFICGTLWFYAGPLFILTANAYIDKWVRESVVTAVLLLISFNGHVMFLLLTLPVFANKNFPYHVRTTQIGVMEVTGSTGLDGFGHNAYHPSNGTAQTVIIPLTRRTEELIGNMYNQYMATAPPLDTPLNGIKRIHSLSPKNQLVQQDSTDTNTSDDIKPEIFTVENQMSKLELPVEKNLPNPVLPQDSVEKLPKMPHETGNGSEMPSVMRSRRNILEPLKRDDVPVPSWSLAKGPSVIAMHKKKNSEEDPPEPIANGKKVPPVRNGLHQSSGAISTIHEGREQSYPPPSTLQLFNAKQESGG, from the exons ATGCTATGGCCGCTTCTGGCGGCCGTGCAGGCCAAGTGGATTGAGGGACGCATCGACACCAAAGAC AACTGGGCGTTCCTCGCTCGTTTCTGCTTCCTGTCACTGGAGGGTCAGTTCGAATACCTGATCGAGTATGACAAGGACATGGGCACGCCAAATCTACTGCTgtattatgatgatgatagcCAGTGGCCGTCGGTGTACCATAGTTCTAAG ACCTGCAAAGAGCGAGAGGCAGTGTTAAACAAAGCGGGACAGAATCAGATAATCAAGCTGTCCCATTGGTTCCCGGACACCGAGTATTCTGGTTGCATCGTCACTAAGGAGAGTAAGGAGCTACCGGCAGAGAAAAG CTCATCAACCACCCCCAAACCCACCAAAACTACAGCAAGACCCAGAAACACAACAAACACAACCAGCGAGCCTTCAGACCCGACCTACTACAACCAGTTCCTCAGACCTACCATGGCGTCCACTACCGTCTCCGATAATTCTACCATTTCTACCAATTCTACCACGTGGTTTGAAGTAGTACCTACGGATGAATTTTCTACTACTACGGTGGCCGAAGATGAATTGTGGGAAAGTATTGGGGGTGAAAATGATACGAAGATGGAAAAGTTAAATGATGTGGAAATGAtgtttgataatgataatagtAAG CACAAAATCAAGCGTTCAACCTCCGAGCTTCTCGAACGCTACCGCCGCCGCCGACTCAACTCCGTATCCAACCAGCCTGGCCAGGGCTCCGTGGAGCGTCTGCTGGTCTCCTGCCACAACTCTAGACGATTCCGCTCCGCTAGGGAGCGCTGGTGGTTCATCGCGATCAGCAACTGCGATAGCCCAAAg GGGTTGGACATCAGATACAAGTTCCTCATGACCAACGGACCAGATGGGGACTTCTGGCATGAGCAGTTCTCTGCTGATGAGTTCT ATGTCCTGCCGGTCCTTTTGGCATATACCTTCGCCTACTTCATCGTGATGGTGGCAGTTGTGCTGTGCAGCATAGAGCTGAAATCGCGCCATCTACTTCACTCCACGTACAAGTTGTTCCTTATGTCAGTGAGTGCTCAG CAAACAGGCGTGATCATACAGACCTTAGCCTACATTCGCTACGCTACCCACGGATTTGGCGGTGACGGGGCCAGAGTTGTTG GTCAATTCCTCTGCGGCATATCAGAAACGACATTCTTACTTCTGTTGGTGTTATTAGGCAAGGGTTACACCGTGACGCGTGGAAGGCTTAAGGCTGGCTTCACAGTCAGACTTACTGTCTTCATGTGTTGCTATGTACTGGCGTATATTGCACTCTTCATCTATCAGGCTAAG GCATTTGATCCGGGCGAAGTTCTGTATCTTTACGAGAGTCCCGCCGGGTACGGGCTCATTGTACTACGAGTCGCAGCTTCATGTGTCTTCGCCTATTCTGTCTTCTTCACCGTTAGAAAGTACCCTGAGAAG AACATGTTCTACTGTCCATTCTTCATCTGCGGCACCCTCTGGTTCTACGCGGGCCCGCTTTTTATCCTTACTGCCAACGCTTAcattg ACAAATGGGTGAGGGAGAGCGTAGTTACTGCCGTCCTTCTTCTCATCTCCTTTAACGGACACGTCATGTTtttg TTGCTGACACTGCCAGTATTCGCCAACAAGAATTTTCCGTACCACGTGCGAACCACGCAAATTGGAGTTATGGAG GTGACCGGAAGTACCGGTCTAGACGGGTTCGGACACAACGCGTACCATCCGAGCAACGGAACTGCTCAGACCGTCATCATACCCCTCACAAG ACGCACAGAAGAGCTGATAGGCAACATGTACAACCAATACATGGCCACCGCCCCCCCTCTGGACACCCCCCTAAACGGCATCAAACGCATCCACTCCCTCTCCCCCAAAAACCAGCTAGTCCAGCAAGACAGCACCGACACCAACACATCAGACGACATAAAACCCGAAATATTTACAGTCGAGAACCAAATGTCAAAACTAGAGTTGCCAGTCGAAAAAAATCTACCAAATCCAGTGTTGCCACAGGATAGTGTGGAAAAACTACCAAAGATGCCGCATGAGACGGGTAATGGTAGTGAGATGCCAAGTGTGATGAGGTCGAGAAGGAATATATTGGAACCTTTGAAGAGGGATGACGTGCCGGTGCCGTCGTGGTCGCTTGCTAAGGGGCCTAGCGTTATTGCTAtgcataagaaaaaaaatagtgAAGAAG ATCCTCCAGAACCAATAGCCAACGGTAAGAAAGTCCCCCCGGTCCGCAACGGTCTTCACCAGAGTTCTGGAGCCATTTCCACCATCCACGAGGGTCGGGAGCAGAGTTACCCGCCTCCCAGCACGTTGCAACTCTTCAACGCCAAGCAGGAGAGTGGGGGGTAA
- the LOC134660468 gene encoding gastrula zinc finger protein XlCGF26.1-like: MTEIWSLDALCRCCHADGDFKDLRSVYVFDNGPENYLNMLLETLGVTIKPPSVNASYSICDACILHLRSAANFKKKVLECETKFEEYCKNELSQTNYDIKTEPEYLDDFDNNDFGDDIEVKDDSQNSEFTATIKKRVKNIKKEKESDNNHLELTIDVKPKIEGKPRKRNKSSVKGKSSKTKPKVKKEESLVVTVKTETGELYSCKTCGANYQNLDQLNQHINTEHLKGYKCMYCPEYFKNENRYRVHNRLHHNDLKPFHCEHCGRKLGSKMSLLEHVNSVHTKQIYYQCEKCMKKFHSKQVLKIHLKKHDGTFRKLICEQCGVGCNDRTNLRYHVMAVHEKLRLFNCQECDKKFSAMKHLKTHMRFHTGERPYECEICNNAFISRDALTVHQKQHTKSGYKCKTCAKVFPTRGLYASHYRKHVGTKPFKCHLCDKEFAGKYSLNRHVFEHTGDRPYMCPVCGKDFSQKAQLARHSKIHDKGEVVKEKCELCKRTVPNIEKHMLAHNNKPYPCHLCEKRYPEQNALNRHLQRHTGIKPHKCQLCDKGYIQLKTLRGHMMKVHKLPLKTEQEDHFDSVVNTYTIQNLKRKTGYPNDSITQDRL; this comes from the exons ATGACGGAAATCTGGAGTTTAGATGCACTTTGTCGATGTTGTCATGCAGACGGCGATTTCAAAGATTTACGATCAGTGTATGTTTTCGATAATGGGCCTGAAAATTATCTTAACATGTTACTCGAGACCTTGGGAGTCACG ATAAAGCCGCCATCCGTGAATGCAAGCTACTCCATCTGCGACGCGTGCATCCTGCATCTCCGCAGTGCTGCCAACTTTAAGAAAAAAGTACTGGAATGTGAGACAAAGTTTGAGGAATATTGCAAAA ATGAGTTGTCACAAACAAACTATGATATAAAGACTGAACCAGAATATTTAG ATGACTTCGATAACAATGATTTTG GTGATGATATTGAAGTCAAAGACGATAGTCAAAATTCAG AATTCACCGCCACTATCAAGAAAcgagtaaaaaatattaagaaagaaaaagaat CTGACAACAATCACTTAGAATTGACAATAGACGTGAAACCGAAAATAGAGGGCAAGCCGAGAAAGAGAAACAAGTCGTCCGTCAaag GTAAATCATCAAAAACCAAGCCCAAAGTCAAAAAAGAGGAATCTTTAGTAGTCACCGTCAAAACTGAAACAGGGGAGCTTTACTCTTGTAAAACCTGCGGCGCCAACTATCAGAACTTGGACCAACTCAACCAACATATTAATACAGAGCATCTCAAAGGATACAAATGTATGTACTGTCCGGAATACTTTAAAAACGAAAACAGGTACAGAGTTCATAACCGCCTGCACCATAACGACTTAAAACCATTCCACTGCGAGCACTGCGGCAGAAAACTAGGATCCAAAATGTCGCTACTAGAACACGTGAACTCTGTACACACTAAACAAATCTACTACCAATgtgaaaaatgtatgaaaaaattcCATAGTAAGCAAGTACTAAAGATACATTTGAAAAAACATGACGGCACTTTTAGAAAATTAATTTGCGAGCAATGTGGGGTAGGTTGCAATGACAGAACCAACTTGAGATATCACGTTATGGCAGTTCATGAGAAGTTAAGGTTGTTCAACTGTCAGGAATGTGACAAAAAATTCTCCGCCATGAAACATTTGAAGACACATATGAGGTTTCACACTGGGGAGAGACCGTACGAGTGCGAAATATGCAATAACGCTTTCATTTCAAGAGACGCGTTGACTGTTCACCAAAAACAGCACACGAAAAGTGGGTACAAATGTAAGACGTGTGCCAAAGTATTTCCTACTCGGGGTTTATACGCTTCCCATTATAGGAAACACGTAGGTACTAAGccatttaaatgccatttgtGTGATAAGGAATTCGCTGGTAAATACTCCTTAAATCGTCATGTATTTGAGCATACCGGAGATCGTCCATACATGTGTCCAGTCTGTGGCAAAGATTTCTCACAAAAAGCACAGCTAGCTAGACATAGTAAGATTCACGATAAGGGGGAAGTGGTTAAGGAAAAGTGTGAATTGTGTAAAAGAACTGTGCCTAATATAGAGAAACATATGCTAGCGCATAATAATAAGCCGTATCCTTGTCATTTGTGTGAAAAGAGGTACCCAGAGCAGAATGCCTTAAACAGACATTTGCAGAGGCATACCGGGATCAAGCCACACAAATGTCAACTGTGTGATAAAGGGTATATTCAATTGAAAACCCTTAGAGGACATATGATGAAAGTGCacaaattaccattaaaaactgAGCAGGAAGATCATTTTGATAGTGTTGTTAATACTTATACCATTCAGAATTTGAAAAGAAAGACAGGTTACCCCAATGATAGTATAACTCAAGAtcggttatag